Below is a genomic region from Sinobacterium norvegicum.
ATCGGCCTAAAAAACATGCCTGGCCGCGTCGCCAACAATGCCAGCCAGATGTACTCAGCCAACCTACACAACCTGGTACTCGATTACTGCAACAAAGAGACAGGCGACTTCGAACTCAACCTCGAAGACGACATTCTCAAGGGCTGTGTCATCACCCATGATGGCCAGCTGGTCAACGAAATGATTATTAATGCGAGGGCAAAATAATGGACGCCATCTATCTTATCTTTATCTTTGCATTGTCTATTTTCTTAGGCTTTGAACTTATTTCTAAGGTACCCGCAACACTGCACACACCGCTGATGTCTGGTTCGAACGCGATCTCAGGCATTACCGTTGTCGGCGCACTCGTCGCTGCCAACCAAGGTAGCAGCAGCATTGCTCTCTGGTTAGGTACTGCGGCTGTTGCACTCGCAACCATCAACGTTGTTGGCGGTTATATGGTTACCGATCGCATGCTTGGCATGTTTAAGAAGAAGAAATAAGGAACGCTCACATGAACGCAGCATTTGTAATCAACCTCGCCTACGTTTTATCGGCTGTCCTATTTATTATCGGCCTGAAAAAACTCAGCTCACCGGCCACCGCACGTCAGGGTAATTTAATCTCTGCCATCGGCATGCTTATCGCCATCGTCGCGACGCTAATCAGCGAACTTAAACTACCCTGGGCCAATATTATGATTGGCCTGGTTATCGGTAGCCTGATTGGTGGTATTGCCGCCAAGCGCGTACAGATGACCGGCATGCCTGAACTCGTCG
It encodes:
- a CDS encoding NAD(P) transhydrogenase subunit alpha; translation: MDAIYLIFIFALSIFLGFELISKVPATLHTPLMSGSNAISGITVVGALVAANQGSSSIALWLGTAAVALATINVVGGYMVTDRMLGMFKKKK